A region of Prochlorococcus marinus subsp. pastoris str. CCMP1986 DNA encodes the following proteins:
- a CDS encoding Ycf66 family protein yields the protein MVNASLNWASIVGIVLAVCGGGLYFLRSFKPALARDYDVFFAAIGLLCGGILFFQGWRLDPILQFGQFLLAGTTVFFAYESVRLRGVATDQARRSSYFEDDQIPDMPRNSSRNRFNDDYNQFEDSDRPSRRFKPQDDDLEDDYMEARSQRRNISRAIPESAVSRRRPSLRESNQFENEEPKRRRNRSEDNRMSNEDRRASFGERRSSRSEIKRGSRPLSNQEVSRKSNNSSLKDASTSSNKPTRSSIRSQTSTEKVEDASFSTNINEVKKPRQARSSAASARSTSKNKTGRYTVGTKKNKPRDNSSRFDD from the coding sequence GTGGTCAATGCTAGTCTAAATTGGGCGAGTATTGTAGGCATCGTACTAGCTGTATGTGGAGGTGGCCTATATTTTTTGAGGTCATTTAAACCTGCGCTGGCAAGAGATTATGATGTTTTCTTTGCGGCAATAGGTCTTTTATGTGGAGGAATATTATTTTTTCAAGGATGGAGATTAGATCCTATTTTGCAATTTGGGCAGTTTTTATTAGCAGGAACGACGGTATTCTTTGCGTATGAAAGTGTTCGACTAAGAGGTGTTGCCACTGATCAAGCAAGAAGATCTTCTTATTTTGAAGATGATCAGATTCCAGATATGCCTAGAAATTCTTCCAGAAATAGATTTAATGATGATTATAATCAATTTGAGGATTCTGATAGACCTTCTAGAAGATTCAAACCTCAAGATGATGATTTAGAAGATGATTACATGGAAGCTAGATCGCAAAGGAGAAATATATCAAGAGCTATTCCTGAATCTGCAGTCAGCAGGAGGCGTCCTTCTTTAAGAGAGTCTAATCAATTTGAGAATGAAGAACCTAAGAGAAGAAGAAATCGGTCTGAAGATAATAGGATGAGTAATGAAGATAGAAGAGCAAGTTTTGGAGAAAGAAGATCATCAAGAAGTGAAATTAAAAGAGGCTCTCGGCCATTATCTAATCAAGAAGTTTCTAGAAAATCAAATAATTCCTCTCTTAAGGATGCTTCTACCTCCTCTAATAAACCAACAAGGTCATCTATCAGATCTCAGACTTCAACAGAAAAAGTAGAAGATGCATCATTTTCTACAAATATCAATGAAGTAAAAAAGCCTCGTCAAGCAAGAAGCTCAGCAGCTAGTGCAAGATCAACCTCTAAAAATAAAACTGGAAGGTATACTGTGGGAACAAAAAAAAATAAACCCAGAGATAATAGTTCTAGATTTGATGACTAA
- the def gene encoding peptide deformylase codes for MANNFSQLARKSKTNSPIEKVSKEQTGTPSLEIYKLGDDVLRENAKRISKVDNSIRNLAKDMLQSMYAAKGIGLAAPQIGIKKELLVIDVNFEDAAAEPLILINPEITDYGTTLNSYEEGCLSIPGVYLNVVRPSTIKLRFRDEMGRPRKMKADGLLARCIQHEMDHLNGVLFVDRVTSKEDLNKELIKEGFHQKDVIPIK; via the coding sequence GTGGCAAACAATTTTTCACAACTTGCAAGAAAGTCAAAAACAAATAGTCCTATAGAAAAGGTATCTAAAGAACAAACAGGAACTCCATCACTAGAAATATATAAACTTGGTGATGATGTATTGAGAGAAAATGCTAAAAGAATAAGTAAAGTTGATAATTCCATAAGAAATTTAGCTAAAGACATGCTTCAAAGTATGTATGCAGCCAAAGGGATTGGACTTGCCGCTCCGCAAATAGGAATCAAGAAAGAGCTACTTGTAATTGATGTAAATTTTGAAGATGCTGCTGCTGAACCATTAATTTTAATAAATCCAGAAATTACTGATTATGGAACAACTTTAAATTCATATGAAGAGGGTTGTCTAAGTATCCCAGGAGTTTATTTAAACGTCGTAAGACCATCAACAATTAAATTAAGATTTAGAGATGAAATGGGCAGGCCAAGAAAAATGAAAGCTGATGGACTCTTAGCAAGATGCATTCAACATGAAATGGATCATCTCAATGGAGTTTTATTTGTTGATAGAGTTACTTCAAAAGAAGATTTGAATAAAGAACTCATCAAAGAAGGATTTCATCAAAAAGATGTAATACCAATCAAATGA
- a CDS encoding SufS family cysteine desulfurase, whose protein sequence is METIKNFPKICKKNFPLIDKKDFPLLENNFKNKNTIIYLDHAATTQKPIQVLEKIDEYYKNFNANVHRGAHQLSAKATEEFENSRSLIAKYVNAYSTKEIIFTRNATEAINLVARSWGEFTLKENDEILLSIMEHHSNIVPWQMVAAKNKCKLKFVGIDQDGRLDINDFKSKLTTKTKLVSLLHISNTLGCCNPIKEITKLARDKGSLVLLDACQSLAHQKLDINELGIDFLAGSGHKLCGPTGIGFLWSRKEILEKIPPFFGGGEMIQDVFEEKSTWAELPHKFEAGTPAIAEAIGLAAAINYINNIGLDRISEYEKEITKYLFKKLKQIEDLEIIGPSPKIDPNRAALATFYVKEIHSNDIAEILDSKGICIRSGHHCCQPLHRHIGINSTARISMNFTTTKEDINTFIEKLKETISFLKLNS, encoded by the coding sequence ATGGAAACAATTAAAAATTTCCCGAAAATTTGTAAAAAAAACTTTCCTCTAATAGATAAAAAAGACTTTCCTTTATTAGAAAATAATTTCAAAAACAAAAATACAATTATTTATCTAGATCACGCTGCAACAACCCAAAAACCAATCCAAGTTCTTGAAAAAATTGATGAATACTATAAGAATTTCAACGCAAACGTTCATAGAGGAGCTCATCAATTAAGTGCAAAAGCAACTGAAGAATTTGAGAATTCAAGATCTTTAATTGCAAAATATGTTAATGCTTATTCAACAAAAGAAATAATTTTTACAAGAAATGCAACTGAAGCTATAAATCTGGTTGCCAGATCATGGGGAGAATTTACTTTAAAAGAGAATGATGAAATTCTTCTATCAATAATGGAGCATCATAGTAATATTGTTCCTTGGCAAATGGTAGCTGCAAAAAACAAATGTAAACTGAAATTTGTGGGCATAGATCAAGACGGAAGATTAGATATAAATGATTTCAAGTCAAAATTAACAACGAAAACAAAACTAGTAAGCTTATTACATATAAGCAACACTTTAGGGTGCTGTAATCCAATAAAAGAAATAACTAAATTAGCTAGGGATAAGGGTTCTTTAGTTCTGCTTGATGCTTGTCAAAGTTTAGCCCATCAAAAGTTAGATATTAATGAACTAGGTATAGATTTTTTAGCCGGTTCAGGACATAAATTATGTGGCCCAACAGGCATAGGTTTCTTATGGTCCAGAAAAGAAATTTTAGAAAAAATTCCTCCTTTTTTTGGAGGTGGTGAAATGATTCAAGATGTTTTTGAAGAGAAAAGTACTTGGGCTGAACTCCCTCATAAATTTGAAGCTGGTACTCCAGCTATTGCTGAAGCAATAGGATTAGCTGCAGCGATTAATTACATTAACAATATTGGGTTAGATCGAATCAGTGAATATGAAAAGGAGATTACAAAATATTTATTTAAAAAATTAAAGCAAATAGAGGATCTTGAAATAATAGGTCCTTCTCCGAAAATAGATCCAAACAGAGCTGCATTGGCAACATTTTATGTTAAAGAAATACATTCAAACGATATCGCTGAAATTCTTGATTCTAAAGGTATTTGTATCAGAAGTGGACATCACTGTTGTCAACCTCTGCATAGACATATCGGAATAAATTCAACAGCTAGAATTAGTATGAATTTCACAACTACCAAAGAAGATATAAATACTTTTATCGAAAAACTTAAGGAAACTATTAGTTTTTTAAAACTAAATTCTTAA
- a CDS encoding YggT family protein — MSQNYLHALDLTLGILLSFLTLVFLIRLILTWYPKVDLNKGFWLLIAIPTSSILNVTRKLIPPIGGVDVGPVIWIGIISFLREILVGQQGLIKLAILKSIS; from the coding sequence TTGTCTCAAAACTATTTACATGCTTTAGATCTTACACTAGGAATCCTTTTATCATTTTTAACCCTAGTCTTTTTAATAAGATTAATTTTAACTTGGTACCCAAAAGTTGATTTAAATAAAGGTTTTTGGTTATTAATTGCAATTCCAACAAGTTCTATTTTAAACGTTACGAGAAAATTGATTCCTCCCATTGGGGGCGTCGATGTTGGCCCAGTGATTTGGATAGGAATAATAAGTTTTCTAAGAGAAATATTAGTTGGTCAACAAGGTTTAATCAAATTAGCCATTCTAAAAAGTATAAGTTAA
- a CDS encoding histidine triad nucleotide-binding protein: MAETTIFSKIINGEIPCEKLHEDELCLAFNDIASQAPVHFLVIPKKPLVSLCECLEEDRDLLGHLLLIGKNIAKSKQLKNWRTVINTGEESGQTVFHLHIHFLAGRKMSWPPG, encoded by the coding sequence ATGGCTGAAACTACAATCTTTAGCAAAATAATAAATGGTGAGATTCCCTGCGAAAAGCTTCATGAAGATGAGCTTTGTTTAGCATTTAATGATATTGCCTCTCAAGCTCCAGTTCACTTTTTAGTAATTCCTAAAAAACCATTAGTCAGTTTATGCGAGTGTTTGGAGGAAGATAGAGATTTATTAGGACATCTTCTTTTAATAGGAAAAAATATTGCCAAATCTAAGCAATTAAAAAATTGGAGAACTGTTATTAATACTGGTGAAGAATCTGGACAAACAGTATTTCATTTACATATACATTTCTTAGCTGGTAGAAAAATGAGTTGGCCTCCTGGCTAA
- a CDS encoding ABC transporter ATP-binding protein/permease — translation MNNVVQNKSKIFYQLQKLRRLAQPFFLPIDQCNGFQFIWLLISLLFCVGGIVLVALTGIISFFESIQPIFLDKYFGGVVNTVNTIWSGWWGLLFSGLFLIGSGSFFSLRRQLKNRRWVHWLFLAVIVLMLLAVNGINAGIGFIARDLTNALVEKQQDGFYRILGIYACCFAVALPIRVSQIFFTYKLGIIWRDWLSKSLVKDYMTNKAYYQLNPNDEEQTDVDNPDQRITDDTRAFTGQSLSFTLGVFDALLTFSLNILILWSISTTLTFSLFGYAAFATAILLIAGKNLVKIDFDQLRYEADFRYGLVHIRDNAESIAFYSGEKPEKSETERRLGEVVRNFNLLIIWRVIIDVMRRSINYAGNFFPYLIMAIPYFRGDIDYGRFIQASFAFGMVEGSLFFIVNQIEELAKFTAGIGRLEGFQSKVESISQTKPIDNQNIISDYSSILINNADLFPPGSDKAIIKNLNLSIETNQSLLVVGPSGCGKTSLLRMISGLWEPNQGSIKKPKTGDLLFIPQKPYMLLGSLREQLCYPTEVDKFSDDHLISVLNEVNLNSIVDRYPNLDVKQDWPRILSLGEQQRLAFARLLLNSPRFAVLDEATSALDIKTEKRLYNLLRDRELSLISVGHRPSLKDFHENILELNGQGGWKLFTTDKYNFKN, via the coding sequence ATGAATAATGTAGTGCAAAATAAATCTAAAATATTTTATCAACTACAAAAGTTAAGAAGATTAGCCCAACCATTTTTCTTACCAATTGATCAATGTAATGGCTTTCAATTTATATGGCTTTTAATATCTCTCTTATTTTGTGTAGGAGGTATTGTTCTTGTAGCTCTTACAGGCATAATTAGTTTTTTTGAAAGCATTCAACCTATTTTTCTTGATAAATACTTTGGAGGAGTAGTTAATACTGTTAATACAATATGGTCTGGCTGGTGGGGATTATTGTTTTCAGGATTATTTCTTATCGGTTCAGGAAGTTTTTTTAGTTTAAGGCGTCAACTTAAGAATCGCAGATGGGTACATTGGTTATTCCTAGCAGTCATAGTATTAATGCTTTTGGCAGTAAATGGAATTAATGCAGGAATAGGATTTATTGCTAGAGACTTAACCAATGCTTTAGTAGAGAAACAACAAGATGGATTTTATAGAATTTTAGGAATCTATGCTTGTTGCTTTGCTGTAGCGCTTCCAATTCGGGTTTCTCAAATATTCTTTACTTATAAATTAGGAATAATTTGGAGAGATTGGCTTTCAAAAAGCTTAGTTAAAGACTACATGACTAATAAAGCATACTACCAACTAAATCCTAATGATGAAGAACAAACAGATGTAGATAATCCTGACCAACGAATAACAGATGATACCAGAGCTTTTACTGGTCAAAGTTTATCCTTTACTTTGGGAGTTTTTGATGCACTTCTTACTTTTTCTCTGAACATTCTAATATTATGGAGCATTAGTACAACATTAACCTTTTCATTATTTGGATACGCAGCATTTGCTACTGCTATCTTATTAATTGCTGGAAAAAATCTTGTAAAAATTGATTTCGATCAACTTAGATATGAGGCAGACTTTAGATATGGATTAGTTCATATTAGAGATAATGCTGAATCAATAGCTTTTTATTCGGGTGAAAAACCAGAAAAAAGTGAAACAGAGAGAAGATTAGGAGAAGTGGTAAGAAACTTTAACTTACTAATAATTTGGAGAGTAATTATTGATGTAATGAGACGTTCTATTAATTATGCTGGAAACTTCTTTCCATATCTAATAATGGCAATTCCTTACTTTAGAGGAGATATTGATTATGGTCGATTTATTCAAGCAAGCTTTGCATTTGGTATGGTAGAAGGTTCTTTATTTTTTATAGTTAATCAAATAGAGGAACTTGCAAAGTTCACAGCAGGAATTGGAAGATTAGAGGGTTTTCAGTCAAAAGTTGAAAGTATCAGTCAAACCAAGCCAATAGACAATCAAAATATAATTTCTGATTATTCTTCTATTCTTATTAACAATGCCGACCTTTTTCCACCTGGGTCTGATAAAGCTATTATCAAAAACTTAAATCTGAGTATTGAAACAAATCAATCATTATTAGTAGTAGGCCCATCTGGGTGTGGCAAAACCTCTTTGTTAAGGATGATCAGCGGATTATGGGAACCCAATCAAGGATCGATTAAAAAACCAAAGACAGGTGATTTGCTATTTATACCTCAAAAACCCTATATGCTATTGGGTTCTTTAAGGGAACAATTATGTTATCCAACAGAAGTTGACAAATTTAGTGATGACCACTTAATTTCTGTTCTTAATGAAGTAAATTTAAATTCTATTGTTGATAGATATCCCAACCTTGACGTCAAACAAGATTGGCCAAGAATACTTTCATTAGGAGAACAGCAAAGATTAGCCTTTGCAAGATTACTACTTAATTCTCCGAGATTTGCTGTGTTAGATGAAGCTACTAGTGCACTCGATATTAAAACTGAAAAAAGACTATATAATTTACTAAGGGATAGAGAATTATCCTTGATAAGCGTGGGACACAGGCCTAGTTTAAAAGATTTTCATGAGAACATTTTAGAATTAAATGGACAAGGGGGCTGGAAATTATTTACTACAGATAAGTATAATTTTAAAAATTAG
- a CDS encoding alpha/beta hydrolase family protein has translation MNNAKNLKIKQIDKKNISFKELSLIKNIIFWVDIIPGDQTQKNAIFARPFHDKNAIPQKLTGDNFYIKSNFHGYGGKSYQCIEVNDHIYLIWVDQLSKAMWLKIFKVQEKVLKNDNQYLLCDVEPRQLTESIKTNFDTSFVISKNNLLFGLCEIKHRDYLFSLNLKKTKQDIRIIKKFDNFAGNLSSNISADLFSWIEWNAGSMPWERNELFFAMIDNDGEIQNIKNFSNKFVNEEKNVSFFQPYWMSDTTLVCSEDSTGWWNLLFLDLTDIKNIILKKRIIKPLTEYGSPQWVSGISFFSGNIKNLFCVAKKDNSWVLEHYQNCECIKELKLPFCSIGDLDVCDQKLVIRGCSFGCFEELFECDFGEKSHTKLLNEISLESINEYSRPESFWFKGFNNQPTHSFIYKPLFERFIKSPLIVKAHSGPTACFDGSLNSEVQHWTSKGFTVAEVNYGGSSGFGREYRERLNYKWGILDSYDCKALVLDLIRLNLVDRTKVAILGNSAGGLTAINALCEGDLFKVAICKYPVLDLNDMHQHTHRFEKGYLNSLIGRYSKFHNEYKLRSPIYKINHLKKPVLLFHGKKDLVISCKKTLQIKEKLLKNNKNSEVIIFENEGHGFKNTNNKKQVLIKTQEFLEKTLNI, from the coding sequence ATGAATAATGCTAAGAATTTAAAAATTAAGCAAATCGATAAAAAAAATATATCTTTTAAAGAGTTATCTCTAATTAAGAATATAATTTTCTGGGTAGATATTATTCCTGGAGATCAAACACAAAAAAATGCTATTTTTGCTAGGCCATTTCATGATAAAAATGCAATTCCACAAAAATTAACGGGCGATAATTTTTATATTAAAAGCAATTTTCATGGTTATGGGGGCAAATCATATCAATGTATAGAGGTGAATGATCATATTTATTTGATATGGGTTGATCAGCTTTCAAAAGCAATGTGGTTAAAAATTTTCAAAGTCCAAGAAAAAGTACTTAAAAATGATAATCAATATCTGCTATGCGATGTGGAACCAAGACAACTTACTGAGTCAATAAAAACGAATTTTGATACTTCATTTGTTATTTCTAAAAACAACCTTTTATTCGGTTTATGTGAGATAAAACATAGAGATTATTTATTCTCATTAAATTTAAAGAAAACTAAACAAGATATTCGCATAATAAAAAAATTTGATAATTTTGCGGGGAATTTATCTTCTAATATTTCAGCTGATTTATTTTCCTGGATAGAGTGGAATGCTGGCTCCATGCCTTGGGAAAGAAATGAGCTATTTTTTGCAATGATTGATAATGATGGAGAGATACAAAACATAAAAAATTTTTCTAATAAATTTGTTAATGAAGAGAAAAATGTTTCTTTCTTTCAACCTTACTGGATGAGTGATACTACTTTAGTCTGTTCTGAAGATAGTACAGGCTGGTGGAATTTATTATTTCTCGATTTAACTGATATTAAAAATATTATTCTAAAAAAAAGAATAATTAAACCTTTGACTGAGTATGGATCGCCTCAGTGGGTTTCTGGAATTTCATTTTTTTCCGGAAATATTAAAAATCTATTTTGTGTTGCAAAAAAAGATAATAGTTGGGTACTAGAGCATTATCAGAATTGTGAATGTATTAAAGAACTTAAATTACCATTTTGTTCAATAGGTGATTTAGATGTTTGTGATCAAAAATTAGTTATTAGAGGTTGTAGTTTTGGTTGTTTCGAAGAATTATTCGAGTGTGATTTTGGAGAGAAAAGCCATACTAAATTATTAAATGAGATATCCCTTGAGTCTATAAACGAATATTCAAGACCAGAATCTTTTTGGTTTAAAGGTTTTAATAATCAACCCACACATTCTTTTATTTATAAGCCTCTATTTGAAAGATTTATTAAGTCACCATTAATCGTTAAGGCACATAGTGGCCCTACTGCTTGCTTTGACGGGTCTTTAAATTCCGAAGTGCAGCATTGGACTTCGAAAGGATTTACAGTTGCGGAAGTGAATTATGGTGGTTCCTCGGGTTTTGGAAGAGAGTACAGGGAGAGATTAAATTATAAATGGGGTATTCTTGATTCATACGACTGTAAAGCATTGGTACTTGATTTAATTAGGTTAAATCTAGTTGATAGAACCAAAGTCGCAATTTTAGGCAATAGTGCTGGTGGTTTAACTGCAATTAATGCTCTATGTGAAGGTGATTTGTTTAAAGTGGCGATTTGTAAATATCCTGTTCTGGATTTAAACGATATGCATCAACACACTCATAGATTTGAAAAAGGTTATTTAAATTCTCTCATAGGTAGATATTCAAAATTTCATAATGAGTATAAACTTCGATCACCAATTTATAAAATTAATCATTTAAAAAAACCAGTTTTATTATTTCATGGAAAAAAAGATTTAGTTATTTCATGCAAAAAAACCCTACAAATCAAAGAAAAACTTCTTAAAAATAATAAAAATTCAGAAGTCATAATTTTTGAAAATGAAGGGCATGGTTTTAAAAACACAAATAATAAAAAACAAGTTCTTATTAAAACTCAGGAGTTTTTAGAGAAAACTCTTAATATTTAA
- a CDS encoding PRC-barrel domain-containing protein, with protein sequence MSLSNTSTNNNGRNSVPSERLWLRSELMGTQVITTDTGRRLGVVGEVVVDIDRREVVALGLRDNPLTRFLPGLPKWMPLESIKQVGDVILVDSLDSLSDGFSPERYGKVINCQVITESGQLLGRVLGFSFDIETGDLISLVMGAVGVPLLGEGVLSTWEIPVDEIVSSGTDRIIVYEGAEEKLNQLSSGLLEKLGVGGSSWEEREANRYTANLVPVENQLLSGSESEEQNNFMEEIKEEEFIEEEEYEEELEYVEIETTKEKINNKKQLYLDNDSSEQLDNQTDEENTTEFAVQRPSISNRASKRPIQRSQEPLDIEPVEEKKTIIENPQSESVEIDDPW encoded by the coding sequence ATGAGTTTGTCCAACACATCCACAAATAATAATGGCCGCAATTCTGTACCTAGCGAACGTCTATGGTTAAGATCGGAACTTATGGGGACCCAAGTCATTACTACTGATACTGGCAGGAGATTAGGAGTTGTAGGTGAAGTTGTTGTTGATATTGATAGAAGAGAGGTAGTTGCTTTAGGTCTGAGAGATAATCCTCTTACAAGATTTTTGCCAGGTTTACCTAAATGGATGCCTCTTGAAAGCATAAAGCAGGTTGGCGATGTAATTTTAGTGGATTCTTTAGATTCTTTGAGCGACGGTTTTTCTCCTGAAAGATATGGGAAAGTTATAAATTGCCAGGTAATTACGGAATCTGGTCAGCTTCTTGGAAGAGTTCTTGGATTTTCTTTCGATATTGAGACGGGGGATTTAATTTCTCTTGTGATGGGTGCAGTAGGAGTTCCTCTTTTAGGTGAAGGCGTTCTAAGCACTTGGGAAATTCCTGTAGATGAGATAGTCAGTAGTGGTACTGACAGAATAATTGTTTATGAAGGAGCTGAGGAAAAACTAAATCAGTTAAGTAGTGGATTACTCGAGAAACTTGGGGTCGGTGGCTCTTCTTGGGAAGAAAGGGAAGCTAATAGATATACAGCAAATCTTGTTCCAGTGGAGAATCAGCTATTGTCAGGTTCTGAATCAGAAGAACAAAATAATTTTATGGAAGAAATTAAAGAAGAAGAATTTATAGAAGAAGAAGAGTATGAAGAAGAACTGGAATATGTAGAAATCGAAACCACAAAAGAAAAAATAAATAATAAAAAACAACTTTATTTGGATAATGACTCCTCTGAACAATTAGACAATCAAACTGATGAAGAAAATACGACAGAATTTGCTGTTCAAAGGCCATCTATATCTAATCGAGCTTCAAAGAGACCTATTCAAAGGTCACAAGAACCTTTAGATATTGAACCTGTTGAAGAGAAAAAAACAATTATAGAAAATCCTCAATCAGAATCTGTAGAAATTGATGATCCTTGGTAA
- the accC gene encoding acetyl-CoA carboxylase biotin carboxylase subunit, producing the protein MVEKVLIANRGEIALRIIRSCRELDIATVAVYSTVDKKALHVQLADEAVCVGDSLSNKSYLNIPNILAAATSRGVDAIHPGYGFLAENDKFAEMCNDHGITFIGPSPNAIRSMGDKSTAKETMERVGVPTVPGSKGLLSSVEEAYEMAQEIGYPVIIKATAGGGGRGMRLVENKANLEKMFKAAQGEAEAAFGNDGLYMEKFIKKPRHVEIQILADRSGNVVHLGERDCSVQRRHQKLLEESPSPAINYSLRKKMGNAAIAAAKSISYEGAGTVEFLVDDDNNFYFMEMNTRIQVEHPVTEMVTGVDLIAEQIKIAGGDNLGFTQDDIQLNGHAIECRINAEDPSHNFRPSPGKITGWLPPGGPGVRVDSHVYTGYEIPPFYDSLIGKLIVWGKDRNTAIKRMNRALNECAVTGIPTTINFHLSLLNKRKFMEGKIHTKYVEEELLPNY; encoded by the coding sequence ATGGTTGAAAAAGTTTTAATTGCTAATCGTGGAGAAATAGCTTTACGAATTATCAGAAGTTGTAGAGAGCTTGATATTGCAACTGTTGCTGTTTATAGCACCGTAGATAAAAAGGCATTGCATGTGCAATTAGCAGATGAAGCAGTTTGCGTTGGAGACTCACTAAGTAACAAGAGTTATTTAAATATTCCTAATATCTTAGCTGCTGCTACATCAAGAGGAGTTGATGCTATTCATCCAGGTTATGGTTTTCTTGCGGAGAACGATAAATTTGCAGAAATGTGTAACGATCATGGTATAACTTTCATTGGTCCATCTCCCAATGCTATTAGATCAATGGGAGACAAATCTACTGCTAAAGAGACAATGGAGAGAGTCGGAGTACCAACTGTTCCTGGAAGCAAAGGTTTATTATCGAGTGTCGAGGAGGCCTACGAAATGGCCCAAGAGATTGGATATCCCGTCATAATAAAAGCCACAGCTGGAGGAGGAGGTAGAGGAATGAGATTGGTTGAAAATAAGGCTAATTTAGAAAAAATGTTTAAAGCAGCCCAAGGAGAAGCAGAAGCGGCATTTGGAAATGATGGTTTATATATGGAGAAATTTATAAAAAAGCCAAGACATGTAGAAATTCAAATCCTTGCTGACAGGTCAGGTAATGTGGTTCATTTAGGAGAGAGAGATTGTTCTGTACAAAGGAGGCACCAAAAATTATTAGAGGAGTCTCCCAGTCCAGCTATAAACTATTCTCTTAGAAAAAAAATGGGTAATGCAGCCATTGCTGCTGCAAAAAGTATTAGTTATGAAGGGGCGGGAACTGTTGAATTTTTAGTAGATGATGATAATAATTTTTACTTTATGGAGATGAATACCAGGATTCAAGTGGAACACCCCGTAACTGAAATGGTTACTGGTGTTGATCTAATTGCTGAACAAATCAAAATAGCTGGAGGTGACAATTTAGGATTTACTCAAGATGATATTCAATTAAATGGACATGCTATTGAATGCAGAATTAATGCGGAAGATCCTTCACATAATTTTCGCCCATCTCCCGGTAAAATAACTGGATGGCTGCCTCCAGGGGGCCCTGGAGTGAGGGTTGATAGTCATGTTTATACTGGTTATGAAATACCGCCATTTTATGATTCACTTATAGGTAAATTAATAGTCTGGGGTAAAGATCGTAATACTGCTATTAAAAGAATGAATAGAGCTTTAAATGAATGCGCTGTAACAGGAATTCCAACAACAATTAACTTTCATTTATCTCTTCTCAATAAAAGGAAATTTATGGAAGGCAAAATTCATACTAAATACGTTGAGGAAGAATTATTACCTAACTATTAA
- a CDS encoding chlorophyll a/b-binding protein, whose amino-acid sequence MTSNQEQNNQEAMELEKTNSEEIKIEEQSIEIEDRYEFGWSNYSEITNGRFAMLGFLAIILIELISQKSFLNWAGIF is encoded by the coding sequence ATGACTTCAAATCAAGAACAAAATAATCAGGAAGCTATGGAACTAGAAAAAACAAATTCTGAAGAAATTAAAATTGAGGAACAATCAATTGAAATTGAAGATAGATATGAGTTTGGATGGAGCAATTATTCAGAAATAACAAATGGAAGATTTGCAATGCTCGGTTTTTTAGCAATTATTTTAATTGAATTAATAAGTCAAAAATCATTTCTAAATTGGGCTGGGATATTTTAA
- the psbX gene encoding photosystem II reaction center X protein produces MIQISNLILAADVSPEVAGSSGFNMIASFFAAALLIVIPAAAFLIFVSQKDSLERTSATRRR; encoded by the coding sequence GTGATTCAAATTTCAAATCTAATATTAGCGGCTGATGTTTCCCCAGAAGTGGCTGGTAGTTCGGGCTTCAATATGATAGCGAGTTTCTTCGCTGCAGCTTTACTTATAGTTATTCCAGCAGCAGCTTTTTTGATCTTTGTTAGCCAAAAAGATTCACTTGAACGTACTTCAGCTACACGTAGACGCTAG